A stretch of Fusarium poae strain DAOMC 252244 chromosome 2, whole genome shotgun sequence DNA encodes these proteins:
- a CDS encoding hypothetical protein (TransMembrane:12 (i149-176o188-206i218-236o242-263i275-297o309-326i382-406o418-440i461-483o489-511i518-543o555-575i)~BUSCO:13708at5125) has translation MSGNIVDQELLDAERAASPQRYQQRDSNEIERVISTSTVSSSSSENSARRRSRSIGQYNSISRISTQNDLERHPTELSRIQTARSQHNATVGGSLRSRTASRASRKPLPNFGAGKPYPPPLPEQEQYVVEFDGPNDPLHSQNWPLKKKLITAAVLGFTTMTSAFTSSIFSAATMIVASEYGVDNEVGLLGTTFYVLGFAFGPSLWAPLSELKGRRLPILISVFGFSLFSIACATGKDIQTILLCRFFSGFFGACPLAVVAAVFSDMFDNRTRGTAITVFSMSVFSGPLLAPFIGGFIVESHLGWRWTEYLASIMGFTALILDVIFLEETYPPVILVSKASDLRRRTKNWGIHAKQEEIEVDFKELVQKNFSRPLRLLFTEPIILLLSIYMSFIYGILYLFLTAYPLVFVGVHGFSSGQSGLCFFGMIVGQLIAGATVIAQQPWYLRKLAANNGIPIPEWRLPNVMAGGVSFAIGIFWFGWTGYTAKVHWIVPALSGLFTGFGLMSIFLQALNYLVDAYLMFAASAIAGNTFLRSLCGAGFPLFARQMFDGMGIQYAATLLGCVAVVLAPIPFIFYKYGAKIRQRSKYAPTAPPAPGSGSSTEEEEKETANDTALAAVRSRRDSIASGNRKETA, from the exons ATGTCGGGGAACATCGTGGATCAAGAGCTGCTCGATGCAGAGCGTGCAGCTTCTCCTCAGCGCTACCAACAGCGAGATAGCAATGAAATCGAGCGAGTCATCTCTACTTCTACAgtatcgtcatcatcctccgAGAACTCAGCCCGTCGACGAAGCCGTTCCATCGGCCAGTACAACAGCATTAGCCGTATCTCAACACAGAACGATCTCGAGCGCCATCCCACCGAACTTAGCCGCATTCAAACTGCCCGCAGTCAGCACAATGCCACCGTTGGAGGCAGTCTGCGATCTCGTACTGCTTCGCGCGCATCCAGGAAGCCTCTGCCCAACTTTGGAGCTGGAAAGCCTTATCCCCCTCCCTTGCCTGAGCAGGAGCAGTATGTCGTCGAGTTTGACGGACCCAATGATCCTTTACACTCGCAGAATTGGccattgaagaagaagcttattaCTGCTGCCGTTCTGGGCTTCACCACTATGACCTCGGCTTTCACATCCTCCATTTTCTCCGCCGCCACTATGATTGTCGCTTCAGAGTACGGCGTTGACAACGAGGTTGGATTGCTTGGAACTACCTTCTATGTCCTCGGTTTTGCTTTCGGACCTTCGCTCTGGGCTCCTCTATCTGAGTTGAAAGGACGTCGCCTACCGATTCTCATCTCCGTCTTTGGTTTCTCCCTCTTCTCAATCGCATGTGCTACCGGAAAGGATATCCAGACTATTCTTCTCTGTCGATTCTTCAGTGGTTTCTTTGGCGCCTGTCCTCTTGCCGTCGTTGCAGCTGTCTTTTCCGATATGTTTGACAACCGTACCCGAGGTACTGCCATTACTGTCTTCTCAATGTCCGTCTTCAGTGGTCCTCTTTTGGCTCCTTTCATCGGTGGTTTCATTGTTGAGTCTCATCTTGGCTGGCGATGGACCGAGTATCTTGCTTCCATCATGGGTTTCACTGCTCTTATTCTCGACGTCATCTTTCTGGAGGAGACTTATCCTCCAGTCATTCTCGTTTCCAAGGCGTCTGATCTACGACGTCGCACCAAGAACTGGGGTATCCATGCTAAGCAGGAGGAAATTGAGGTTGACTTCAAGGAGCTTGTCCAGAAGAACTTTTCCCGACCTCTGCGTCTGCTCTTTACTGAGCCCATCATCCTTCTGCTTTCCATTTACATGAGTTTCATCTACGGCATTCTTTACCTTTTCCTTACCGCCTACCCTCTCGTCTTTGTCGGTGTTCACGGCTTCAGCTCTGGTCAATCTGGTCTTTGTTTCTTCGGCATGATTGTCGGCCAGCTCATCGCCGGCGCTACAGTCATTGCTCAGCAGCCCTGGTATCTTCGAAAGCTCGCCGCCAATAACGGCATTCCCATTCCCGAATGGCGACTACCTAATGTTATGGCGGGTGGTGTCTCTTTTGCCATTGGTATCTTCTGGTTCGGGTG GACTGGATACACTGCCAAGGTCCACTGGATTGTTCCCGCTCTGAGTGGCCTGTTCACCGGTTTCGGTCTTATGTCCATCTTCCTCCAGGCTCTCAACTACCTCGTTGACGCCTATCTTATGTTTGCCGCCTCCGCAATTGCTGGAAACACCTTCCTCCGATCACTTTGCGGTGCTGGCTTCCCTCTGTTCGCTCGTCAAATGTTTGATGGCATGGGCATTCAATATGCCGCCACCCTTCTCGGTTGCGTCGCCGTCGTCCTTGCGCCTATCCCCTTTATCTTCTACAAGTACGGTGCCAAGATTCGCCAGAGAAGCAAGTACGCTCCCACCGCTCCTCCTGCACCTGGATCTGGTTCCTCcaccgaggaggaagaaaaggagacCGCGAACGACACTGCTTTGGCTGCTGTCAGATCTCGACGAGACAGTATCGCAAGTGGTAACAGGAAGGAAACCGCATAA